In Treponema primitia ZAS-2, a genomic segment contains:
- a CDS encoding inositol monophosphatase family protein, whose amino-acid sequence MQGTTDISEGPDISGLAKRVVEIVREAGREICRAHDYTIFTKEGHENYATEVDIRVQRLLVEKLSPLIFGAVFILEEEQETVPALGEYTWIIDPIDGTQNFINGYRHSAISVALLRGTTGIFGVVYNPYVDELFSAILGQGAFLNGHPIKVSNRPYKTALIGFGTASYYHDRAELAMKILGRVFTVGCCDLRRAGCAALDLCYVACGRHDAFYELHLSPWDYAGASIILREAGARLEALAPDSWDYTKAVGILGANPIIFDQLRKTIEDIILEKE is encoded by the coding sequence ATGCAGGGAACGACGGATATTTCGGAAGGTCCGGATATTAGCGGCTTGGCAAAAAGGGTTGTGGAAATTGTCCGTGAAGCGGGCCGGGAAATATGCCGGGCCCATGACTATACGATTTTTACAAAAGAGGGCCATGAAAATTATGCAACAGAAGTGGATATCAGGGTACAGCGTCTGCTTGTGGAAAAGCTCAGCCCACTAATTTTCGGGGCGGTGTTTATTTTGGAGGAAGAACAGGAAACGGTTCCTGCCCTGGGTGAATATACCTGGATCATCGATCCCATAGACGGGACTCAAAATTTTATTAATGGATACCGGCATTCCGCCATTTCCGTTGCTTTGCTCAGGGGGACCACAGGGATATTCGGTGTGGTATACAACCCCTATGTGGATGAACTCTTTTCCGCCATTCTGGGACAAGGCGCTTTTCTGAATGGCCATCCGATTAAGGTCTCAAACAGGCCCTATAAGACAGCGCTGATTGGTTTTGGTACGGCGTCCTATTATCATGACCGTGCTGAACTGGCTATGAAGATTCTGGGTAGGGTATTCACCGTTGGCTGCTGTGATTTACGCAGGGCGGGATGCGCCGCCCTGGATCTGTGTTATGTCGCCTGCGGACGCCACGATGCTTTCTACGAGTTGCATCTGAGCCCATGGGACTATGCAGGGGCTTCTATTATCCTGCGGGAAGCCGGTGCCCGCCTTGAAGCTCTGGCGCCTGATAGTTGGGATTATACCAAAGCCGTCGGAATCCTGGGAGCGAATCCAATTATTTTCGATCAGCTTCGCAAAACCATAGAGGATATTATTTTGGAGAAGGAGTAA
- a CDS encoding ABC transporter substrate-binding protein, which yields MKKFLVLSLTIPFLVLASCGNSKTQGSNVAGSNANGSLAGKNLNVLVAYHESMVKTLAELFEAKTGAKVSYLRMPTGEATAKLVAEADRPTVSVFMGGTVDAHENLKAKNLLASYVSPEENFIPTEFRDSAGVYKTQHLEVLSIGLNTERWKEEFAGKGIPEPTKLEDLLNPLFKGEIIMPDPTSSGTGYNFVDSVLAYMGETRGWAFLEGLNKQVGQYTSSGYTPAEKTGLGEYLICINYLTDQVLVRNSGYPLKSIAYEGAGWSMIPISVVAGSENDPVTRQFIDFCLTKEAIDAMVKVASTLAVRTDANPPDGGIGLKDIPINRNYDPVEGAVHKADVLATFNSKTGK from the coding sequence ATGAAGAAGTTTTTGGTTTTATCACTGACTATTCCCTTTTTGGTACTGGCCTCATGCGGCAACAGTAAGACCCAAGGCAGCAACGTAGCCGGAAGCAATGCTAATGGAAGTCTCGCTGGAAAAAATTTGAATGTCCTGGTTGCCTATCACGAGAGTATGGTTAAGACCCTGGCGGAACTTTTCGAGGCAAAGACCGGTGCTAAGGTGTCCTATCTGCGTATGCCCACCGGAGAGGCCACCGCTAAACTGGTGGCGGAAGCGGACAGACCCACGGTGAGTGTGTTCATGGGAGGGACCGTGGATGCCCATGAGAACCTTAAGGCTAAGAATCTGCTGGCCTCCTATGTTTCTCCCGAGGAAAATTTTATCCCCACCGAATTCAGGGATTCTGCTGGGGTATATAAAACACAACACTTGGAAGTTCTTTCTATTGGGCTCAACACTGAACGCTGGAAAGAGGAATTTGCCGGAAAGGGAATACCAGAGCCCACTAAGCTGGAAGACCTCCTGAATCCCCTGTTTAAGGGTGAAATTATTATGCCTGATCCGACATCATCCGGTACGGGGTATAATTTTGTCGATTCTGTTCTTGCCTATATGGGAGAAACCCGGGGCTGGGCTTTCCTTGAAGGATTAAATAAGCAGGTTGGACAGTATACCTCCAGTGGTTATACCCCTGCTGAAAAAACTGGTTTAGGGGAATACCTTATCTGTATCAATTATCTTACCGATCAGGTCCTGGTTCGTAACTCCGGGTATCCCCTGAAAAGTATTGCCTACGAAGGGGCTGGATGGAGCATGATCCCCATTTCTGTTGTCGCCGGATCGGAAAACGATCCTGTTACCCGGCAGTTTATTGATTTCTGTCTGACCAAGGAAGCGATCGATGCCATGGTAAAAGTAGCTTCCACACTGGCAGTACGGACGGATGCAAATCCTCCTGACGGTGGTATAGGACTAAAGGATATACCTATTAACCGGAATTATGATCCCGTTGAAGGGGCTGTACATAAGGCTGATGTCCTGGCTACCTTCAACTCAAAGACAGGTAAATAG
- a CDS encoding YciI family protein has protein sequence MSKFVAIFDISDKPQPRDALIRHIDHLKALRKKNILFMCGPLKDTHKAIQVLEADSYDEADGYVKMDPHTTAGYFTGYVLYEWIEGNEENNYLLKD, from the coding sequence ATGTCTAAATTCGTTGCTATCTTTGATATAAGTGATAAGCCCCAGCCAAGGGATGCTTTGATTAGGCATATAGATCACCTTAAAGCCCTGCGGAAGAAAAACATCCTCTTTATGTGCGGCCCCCTTAAGGATACCCATAAAGCTATACAGGTCCTTGAGGCAGATAGCTACGATGAAGCCGATGGGTATGTGAAGATGGACCCTCATACCACAGCAGGCTATTTTACCGGGTATGTCCTCTATGAGTGGATAGAGGGAAATGAGGAAAACAATTACTTGCTGAAGGATTAA
- a CDS encoding proline--tRNA ligase: MKFSETLIPTLREVPGDAVIVSHRLMLRAAMLRKLSNGLFAYLPLGLRSFRKVERIIREEMDAIGALEIKPTVVVPGELWKESGRWDSMGEALLRVKNRLGSDFVVSPTAEEAFTALVRDELSSYRQLPLSLYQINTKYRDEVRPRYGVMRGREFTMKDAYSFHTNEESLDETYQKMGRAYRRIFKRCGLTVIPVQADSGAMGGTGSEEFMVESEIGDNTLLLCKAGDYAANVEKAGCKPDYSAPASPEAAKAAAASIPALEKIDTPHVRTIEELCAFLKTDAKKFIKTLIYKAVNVELDLSSAPGCSKLQRRKPAPDAPEVYPEAFFAVAIRGDLDVNEVKLAAIIKAAEVMLAADTDVERITGAPVGFAGPVGLSTVPVIADETVTAMNDAVAGALAKDLHYTHVAYGRDFGPWLVTDLRTVVAGDRCPVCGGELYEKKGNELGHIFKLGYKYTTSMKVSYLDENGKSHTPTMGCYGIGLDRTLASAIEEHHDDQGILWPITLAPFHVIIIPIKYDGAVKAVTDQIVAELEQKGIEILLDDRNERPGVKFNDADLIGIPYRVVVGDKNLAGDTPKVEVKARAEKENRLVEVSKAADELAALVFSALAELNR, encoded by the coding sequence ATGAAATTTTCAGAGACCCTTATCCCCACCCTCCGGGAAGTTCCCGGGGATGCGGTGATCGTCAGTCACCGGCTGATGCTCCGGGCGGCCATGCTCCGCAAACTCTCCAACGGCCTCTTTGCCTACCTGCCCCTGGGGCTGCGCTCTTTCAGAAAGGTGGAGCGGATCATTCGGGAGGAGATGGATGCCATCGGCGCCCTGGAAATCAAGCCCACCGTGGTGGTTCCCGGCGAATTATGGAAGGAATCGGGGCGCTGGGACTCCATGGGGGAGGCGCTTTTGCGGGTAAAGAACCGGCTGGGGTCGGATTTTGTGGTGTCCCCCACTGCGGAGGAGGCCTTTACCGCCCTGGTCCGGGACGAGCTTTCCAGTTACCGCCAACTTCCCCTTTCCCTGTACCAGATCAACACCAAGTACCGGGACGAGGTCCGCCCCCGCTACGGGGTCATGCGGGGCCGGGAATTTACCATGAAGGACGCCTATTCCTTCCATACTAACGAAGAAAGTCTGGATGAGACCTATCAAAAAATGGGCCGGGCTTACCGGCGTATCTTCAAACGCTGCGGCCTCACGGTGATCCCTGTCCAGGCCGATTCGGGGGCCATGGGCGGCACGGGGTCGGAAGAATTTATGGTGGAAAGCGAAATCGGGGACAATACCCTGCTGCTCTGCAAAGCCGGCGATTACGCCGCCAATGTGGAGAAAGCCGGCTGTAAGCCCGACTACAGCGCCCCCGCTTCTCCGGAAGCCGCCAAGGCCGCCGCTGCTTCGATTCCGGCGCTGGAAAAAATCGACACCCCCCATGTCAGGACCATCGAGGAACTTTGCGCCTTCCTTAAAACCGATGCGAAAAAATTTATCAAAACCCTGATCTACAAAGCGGTCAACGTGGAACTGGACCTCAGCTCCGCCCCGGGCTGTTCCAAACTTCAGCGGCGCAAACCTGCCCCGGATGCGCCCGAGGTGTACCCCGAAGCCTTCTTTGCCGTGGCCATCCGGGGCGACCTGGATGTCAACGAAGTCAAACTTGCCGCGATTATCAAAGCCGCAGAAGTCATGCTTGCAGCGGACACGGATGTGGAGCGGATCACCGGCGCACCGGTGGGCTTTGCCGGGCCTGTGGGGCTCAGCACGGTCCCGGTGATCGCCGACGAAACCGTCACCGCCATGAACGATGCTGTGGCCGGGGCGCTTGCCAAGGACCTCCACTATACCCACGTTGCCTATGGTCGGGACTTTGGCCCCTGGCTGGTCACGGATCTACGTACCGTGGTCGCCGGGGACCGTTGCCCTGTCTGCGGGGGAGAACTCTACGAAAAGAAGGGAAACGAGCTGGGGCATATCTTCAAGCTGGGATACAAGTATACCACTTCCATGAAGGTCAGCTATCTAGACGAAAACGGCAAAAGCCACACCCCCACCATGGGGTGCTACGGCATAGGCCTGGATCGGACCCTGGCCTCGGCTATTGAGGAACACCACGACGATCAGGGCATACTCTGGCCCATAACCCTTGCGCCCTTCCATGTGATCATCATCCCCATCAAATACGACGGGGCGGTCAAGGCTGTTACGGATCAAATCGTTGCGGAGCTGGAACAGAAGGGCATAGAAATACTGCTGGATGACCGGAACGAACGACCCGGGGTCAAGTTCAACGATGCAGACCTCATCGGCATACCCTACCGGGTGGTGGTGGGGGATAAGAATCTTGCCGGGGACACCCCCAAGGTCGAGGTAAAAGCGCGGGCCGAAAAGGAAAACCGGCTGGTGGAAGTGAGCAAAGCTGCGGATGAGCTGGCGGCCCTGGTTTTCAGCGCATTGGCGGAACTTAACCGGTAG
- a CDS encoding SDR family oxidoreductase: protein MGIIEKLRLDNKKAFVTGGARGIGYNIAIALAEAGADVALVDTDEGTAKASAEEIARLTGRKTLALKADVTKKADVDSMIESILKSFGRIDVAFCNAGICMNIPAEEMTLEDWNKVININLTGVFLTAQAAGKVMIKQGGGSIINTASMSAHIVNVPQPQCSYNASKAGVIQLTKSLAVEWALKNVRVNCISPGYIGTDLTLSSPTLKPLIEKWNAMAPLHRLGRPEELQAIAVYLAGDSSAFTTGSDFVIDGAFTCI from the coding sequence ATGGGAATCATTGAAAAACTAAGACTTGATAATAAAAAAGCCTTTGTAACGGGCGGCGCTAGGGGGATTGGCTATAACATCGCCATCGCTCTGGCAGAGGCAGGGGCGGATGTGGCCCTGGTCGATACCGACGAAGGGACCGCAAAGGCTTCGGCGGAAGAAATTGCCAGGCTTACGGGCAGGAAAACCCTGGCCCTTAAGGCGGATGTCACCAAAAAAGCTGATGTGGATTCTATGATCGAGAGCATCCTTAAGAGCTTCGGCAGGATTGATGTGGCTTTTTGCAATGCGGGAATTTGTATGAATATTCCTGCCGAGGAGATGACCCTGGAAGATTGGAATAAGGTTATCAATATCAACCTTACCGGGGTTTTTCTTACCGCCCAGGCAGCAGGAAAAGTGATGATAAAACAGGGGGGCGGCTCAATTATTAATACCGCATCTATGTCGGCCCACATCGTTAATGTGCCCCAACCCCAGTGTTCTTACAATGCGTCAAAGGCGGGGGTTATACAGCTGACCAAATCCCTGGCCGTGGAGTGGGCGCTGAAAAACGTGCGGGTCAACTGCATCAGTCCGGGCTATATAGGAACGGATTTAACCCTGAGTTCGCCTACCCTGAAACCCCTGATTGAAAAATGGAACGCCATGGCGCCCCTGCATCGGCTGGGGAGGCCTGAGGAGTTGCAGGCCATTGCGGTGTACCTTGCAGGAGATTCCAGCGCATTTACCACCGGGTCAGACTTTGTAATTGACGGGGCGTTTACCTGTATCTGA
- a CDS encoding ABC transporter ATP-binding protein has translation MGESDILLKISDAVKIFDDHTVINHVNLDLERGKFITFLGPSGCGKTTLLRMIAGFYHLDSGAILLNGKDIAPLPPQKRNTPMVFQEYALFPHMTVHENIAYGLRNRKVPKTEIATRVRSVLELVNLTGLEKRFPNQMSGGQQQRVAIARAMVNNSELLLLDEPLSNLDAKLRESVRVELRMIQQKMKITMLYVTHDQQEALSMSDKILVLNHGTVQQYGTPREIYFSPRTKFVADFIGTTNFISGQNEPVNGAAAFSYCGQKVIGDLNSTETGTITFSIRPESIRLSTQAVPGEVSLPCDVEHSMFLGEKVRYFLRDEADKEWIVDAFDTGTEALRGSVFMTWTAGKPHLVAE, from the coding sequence ATGGGCGAATCCGATATTTTACTGAAAATCAGCGATGCTGTAAAAATTTTTGATGATCATACGGTGATTAACCATGTCAACCTTGATTTGGAACGGGGCAAGTTTATTACCTTTTTGGGGCCTTCGGGGTGTGGTAAAACAACACTGCTGCGTATGATAGCGGGGTTTTATCATCTTGATAGCGGCGCTATTTTGCTCAACGGAAAAGATATTGCCCCTCTGCCTCCGCAAAAACGGAATACACCCATGGTATTCCAGGAATATGCCCTTTTCCCCCATATGACAGTACACGAAAATATTGCCTATGGTCTCAGGAACCGGAAGGTTCCTAAGACCGAAATTGCCACCCGGGTGCGGTCGGTTCTGGAACTGGTTAATCTAACCGGGTTGGAAAAACGGTTCCCCAATCAGATGTCCGGGGGGCAGCAGCAACGGGTGGCCATTGCCCGGGCCATGGTGAATAATTCGGAACTACTCCTGCTGGATGAGCCCCTTTCTAACCTAGACGCCAAACTGCGGGAGTCTGTGCGGGTGGAGCTGCGGATGATTCAGCAGAAAATGAAAATAACTATGCTTTATGTTACCCATGATCAGCAGGAAGCCCTTTCTATGTCCGATAAGATTCTGGTATTGAACCACGGCACGGTACAGCAATACGGAACTCCCCGGGAAATTTATTTTAGTCCCCGGACCAAGTTTGTGGCGGATTTTATCGGCACCACCAATTTTATTTCCGGCCAAAACGAACCGGTAAATGGCGCTGCCGCTTTTTCTTACTGCGGCCAGAAAGTGATAGGAGATCTGAACTCTACGGAAACGGGAACTATCACCTTCAGTATTCGTCCTGAATCAATACGGCTTTCCACCCAGGCTGTGCCGGGGGAAGTGAGTTTGCCCTGTGATGTAGAACATTCTATGTTCTTAGGTGAAAAGGTACGGTATTTCCTCCGGGATGAAGCCGATAAAGAATGGATCGTTGATGCATTTGATACAGGGACAGAAGCCCTTAGGGGTTCTGTTTTTATGACATGGACCGCGGGAAAGCCCCATCTGGTGGCGGAATAG
- a CDS encoding ABC transporter permease, with the protein MKNVAKTKEKKGFLIDAADMFKDPGLTILISLVFLTFLVFIIYPFSKLIFLPTLADWKTAFTSNKVFQAFWHTMASSLLATVTAIVMGFSFAYAMNYTNIPGKKFFRVLALLPNMAPSVMTGLSFLLLFGRRGVITYRIFRLHFDPYGWFGLWIVQSIAFFPLAYITISGVLKSISSNVELSAQNLGASGLRLFRTVTLPLAIPGIASAFLLVFINALADFGNPKLVGGNYGTLATLAYTTVTGNYDMPLAAALSLFLVAPSLLVFILQKYFLDRRSYVTVTGKPSGRLVRDVVSLPVKVVLFVICSVISLMIMLLIGGVVGFSFTETFGVNNTFVLKHFYSNVITSKTMGNSWHLSLVAAAVTASIGVMLGYLVNRKRFPGRGLADFLAMLPACLPGTFIGLALLISFNSPPLMLTSSAAIIVIGMTIRQIPVGYRNAVAGFKQIDKSIEEAAANLGSGSVHTFVTIVMPMLKNPLSICLVYSFMKCMNTLSTVIFLVSPRWNLASNSILNLADFGSYGGAAATALGMMLIILITFGIAKLLLKDKINIFDL; encoded by the coding sequence ATGAAAAATGTAGCTAAGACGAAAGAAAAAAAGGGGTTTTTGATTGATGCGGCGGATATGTTTAAGGATCCCGGCCTGACGATTTTGATTTCGCTGGTATTTCTTACCTTTTTAGTTTTTATCATCTATCCATTCTCCAAATTGATTTTTCTTCCCACATTGGCGGATTGGAAAACTGCGTTCACCTCCAATAAGGTATTTCAGGCTTTTTGGCATACCATGGCTTCTTCATTGTTAGCAACAGTAACCGCTATTGTCATGGGCTTTTCTTTTGCCTATGCTATGAACTATACCAATATTCCCGGCAAAAAGTTTTTTCGTGTCCTGGCGCTACTCCCTAATATGGCGCCATCAGTAATGACCGGGCTTTCGTTTTTGCTGCTTTTTGGACGGCGCGGAGTAATTACCTACCGTATTTTCAGGCTACATTTTGATCCCTATGGTTGGTTTGGATTGTGGATTGTTCAAAGTATCGCTTTTTTCCCCTTGGCGTATATAACTATCTCCGGGGTGCTGAAATCCATCAGCTCCAATGTGGAGCTGTCAGCTCAAAATTTGGGGGCATCGGGGCTGAGGCTTTTTCGAACCGTAACCCTGCCCCTGGCTATTCCCGGGATAGCCAGCGCCTTTTTGCTGGTATTTATCAACGCCTTGGCGGATTTCGGCAATCCCAAGCTGGTAGGGGGTAATTACGGTACCTTGGCGACCCTGGCCTATACTACAGTGACCGGTAATTACGATATGCCATTGGCAGCGGCTTTGAGCCTTTTTCTGGTAGCCCCGTCACTTTTGGTTTTTATTTTGCAAAAATATTTTTTAGACCGCCGGTCCTATGTGACTGTTACGGGGAAACCCTCCGGCAGATTGGTGCGGGATGTTGTATCTCTGCCGGTTAAAGTGGTATTGTTCGTTATTTGTTCAGTTATCAGTTTGATGATTATGCTCCTGATTGGTGGTGTGGTTGGATTTTCCTTTACCGAAACCTTCGGAGTAAATAATACTTTTGTATTGAAACATTTTTACAGCAATGTAATTACTTCGAAAACCATGGGGAATAGTTGGCATCTTTCTCTGGTGGCAGCTGCGGTGACCGCATCCATTGGGGTGATGTTGGGTTACCTGGTTAACCGTAAGCGTTTCCCGGGGCGGGGTTTGGCGGATTTTCTTGCCATGCTGCCGGCCTGTTTGCCCGGTACCTTTATCGGTCTTGCCCTGTTGATTTCCTTCAATTCCCCGCCTCTGATGCTTACCAGTTCTGCAGCGATAATCGTCATTGGTATGACTATTCGCCAAATTCCTGTAGGGTATCGAAACGCTGTGGCGGGGTTCAAGCAGATCGATAAATCTATAGAGGAAGCAGCCGCTAATCTGGGCAGCGGCAGTGTGCATACCTTTGTTACCATTGTTATGCCTATGTTGAAAAATCCTCTTTCTATTTGTTTGGTTTATAGCTTTATGAAATGTATGAATACTCTAAGTACAGTTATTTTCCTGGTATCCCCCCGGTGGAATCTGGCATCCAATAGTATATTGAATCTGGCGGATTTTGGCAGCTACGGTGGGGCGGCAGCTACTGCTCTGGGGATGATGTTGATTATTCTGATTACCTTCGGGATAGCCAAGCTTTTGCTGAAAGATAAGATTAATATTTTTGATCTATAA
- a CDS encoding amidohydrolase family protein — protein sequence MLKIDAHSHAGEGAAVWSGKQVVERMDTIGIDKTIIFPFTEGFFNNQDIPRYVTEFPDRLIPFCAVNPWEKKRATDELERCLSSGFKGLKLHPTLCGFRLSDHALCDSLFEIVQAHKSVIIVHGASDLYNCPLEFDRMARRFPQVPLIMAHCGFFWEWELACELANENDNLYLETSRVPPFETGKVLEKTSASKMMWGTDGPFADYEAEYKKIERIVRNDTEFEQIIGGTVAGILGFK from the coding sequence ATGCTAAAGATCGATGCACACAGCCATGCCGGAGAAGGCGCTGCAGTCTGGAGTGGAAAACAAGTAGTAGAACGCATGGATACCATCGGGATTGATAAGACGATTATTTTTCCCTTTACCGAAGGATTCTTCAACAATCAGGATATTCCCCGGTATGTGACAGAATTTCCTGATCGGTTGATTCCTTTCTGTGCGGTGAATCCGTGGGAAAAGAAACGAGCCACGGATGAATTGGAGCGCTGTCTGAGTTCAGGCTTTAAGGGACTAAAGCTGCACCCCACACTCTGCGGTTTCCGCTTGAGCGATCACGCCCTTTGCGATTCCCTGTTTGAGATCGTCCAGGCCCATAAGTCGGTGATCATTGTTCATGGAGCTTCGGATCTGTACAACTGTCCTCTGGAATTCGACCGCATGGCCCGCCGTTTCCCCCAGGTTCCTCTGATTATGGCCCACTGCGGCTTTTTTTGGGAATGGGAGTTGGCCTGCGAACTAGCTAATGAAAACGACAATTTGTATCTTGAAACTTCCCGGGTGCCTCCGTTTGAAACAGGCAAGGTTCTGGAAAAAACATCTGCCTCAAAAATGATGTGGGGTACCGATGGTCCCTTTGCAGACTATGAAGCGGAATATAAAAAGATAGAACGGATTGTCCGTAACGATACGGAATTTGAGCAGATTATCGGCGGTACCGTTGCGGGGATTTTGGGCTTTAAATAA